From the genome of Naumovozyma castellii chromosome 7, complete genome:
atttattttgaagGTTGGATATTTGTTTTACGTACGGTACTTCCGTTGTTGTATATTTTgtgttttattatttagAGATCAAAAAAGgattattaattttaaaacgGAGGATCTATCCCGTACGCATTTGGGTCATGTcttaattaataataggacattgtttcaataaaaGTTTGGTAGTCACCACGAGGAAGGGGCAGACATTCCCGGTTATGAATCGCAAGTGATGTGATTTATCCCATCATTGCCAATGATTGAAACTCGGTAAATCCATACTAGTTCAATATACAACGCAAGAATGTTGAGCAATCTGGAAGGAGCTGTTTGTGATCTAGACGAGTTGGAAACGTTACCTTTCGCCAGCAAACGCACAGAAGTCATTGTTTGTTACCAAGAGAAGACAGTGGGAGGGGTGAGGGGTCATTATCTCGCATTTCTCTCCATCTGCACTATTACAAATACCCAGAATCGTGTGCAGCTGAATTACCTAAGATCAGAGGCTTAGGGTGCATGAGGGGATTTATTCAAGATCGTTTAAGCGCAACATTACGTTATCTATTATGACCGATAAAAAGCTTCACATGAAACATTCCGGCTAGAAACCAAAAGATGAGCTGCAATTTGTCAGCGATGGGGTTCCTGCAGTACCGTCCCTGGGCGATTCCTCCTTCACCGCTGCGACCACGGTATGTACGTTTCAGGAGAATCACACATGCTTAACGAGCACATGGATGTGAGAGTACAGCAGCAGCTGGctcaacaaaataatgtGCTTCAATGGGTGTCCTATTCTTTTCGCGCCTAGAGCTATATGTAGAATTACGTGAGAGAACCACTGCACGACCGTAGCATTCCCCAGACGGGCCCGTGCAGCTCATTTAGAGCAATCACATGCGAATATGCAAGGACAATCCAGTTTCGAAATTTATTTCCAGTCCCACTTTAACAGGAATGGGCCCTCCCAAGTTTCCCGATTCCAAAGTCTGGACTAGAACGTAGGTACGTGAAGTGCAGCgtttatttatatatatggATATATAAATGCCCGGATCTGTCCCATCGGAGGGAATTTAGCGCTCCTATTGTATGTACTCTTTTTCCTTCCAAATATATAACCAATAACAGCATTTATGTCACTaatggaaaaaattattcattacAAGCAACCAAACCTAAAATTACCTCAGCATCAAGCATATTCACTACACGCATACCCTCACTCAGAACCGCCCAAATACGATAAATTAAACCCAGCTTTCACAGCAAAGACTAACTATGACCACAACCAGGATGAATTTTATAACGGATTGAATGACGAAAACAATAGCACACTATTGGAATCCCCAAATTTTACATTCGATCACCTCTCACCAGCATCGTACCCGATGGATTTCTCCATGGATGAAAACGTTCATGAAGACATAATACCAGCGGACATTAACAGCAaagtaaataataatatttccGAACAGAACAACAGCATACCGGAACGTATAGACTACGCGGCTATTTATACTTCGTATGAGGCAAGGACATATCTTTCCAACGTCGCGAATTCCAGAATAAGGCAAATGATACTGTACGTTAATAATTCCAAGGATAACATGAATAATGTCTCATATTGGAAACGCTTTGTAGAGGAGTTTTTCGATCGTGATTgtcaattgaatatatcCATGAGGTTGGGTTCTGAAATTGAGATTTTCGAAATCTTGGGAATTCTATTACCACAGATGGTACTACAGTTTGGTCATATGGGTGtgatgaaattggaaattacACCGGGGGAAATTCATACACAATTGTTGAATGACGGAACTAAATTTTTCGATTGTTTGAGCAACACTTACTATTTCCATTATGAAGATGGTAGTCATCATAAACTTTATCTCGAGCTGCATGGGATATTTACAGTAGATTTGAAAGTTAAATGGATTGATGTGCAAGTGAGAGGCAGTACATATTGTGTGGATTGGAATTCTGTTGAGAGTTTGGTTACGGGGAAAACGGTTCAAAATATAGTGGCAGGTCCAACTCCAACTGaggataatgataatgagaacgaaaataaaattgaaatcgaggatgaagataagaagaagatgaaggaGTTACAATCACACTTTAATGTGTTTAAGAACACCACtgaatttggaattattaaaaatatggCCAGGTTGTTTCAAGTTAATCAAGTGATGTCCAAGATGATTGACttgatgaaatatcatAGAAAGATAAATTCAGTAAATCCTATCACGTCTCTAAACGAATACGTCCAGGCTAACAAAGCGTTGATTGTGAATAAACCCATCAAGAGAACAAGAAAGAGACGTGCAGAGGAAGACCATAATACATGGTTTaaacatttgaagaaaatggcCGTGCCAGAAGGACTAGAGAGTCGAACAACGCcaactttgaagaaaagaaagattatCCAAATGCGATCGGGTCCAACAGTTCAAACATGATTTTTCTATACGGAGTAtataaaggaaaatatccaattatttattttatcaaaaaatttgcattttttcagttttgttattttattttttttttacatAGTCTATGTGACTAAAATATCAAGAGTTTGGATAATTTCCgcaatcttcaaaattctCCAAAGGTTCCCTTTACAAAGAACAAGGGTATCACCCCACCTAAAAAGACAAGCTAATCGGATGGATAACGAACAAATTTGGCAGAATTTGAACTGGCCTAAAAATGCAACAATAAGGAAACGAAAGATACGAGACCCAACTTTTACTGCAGTTCAGTCTATATTATACAATGGTGGGCTTCTGGCAGCTCTCTTGTACTCCATCGCTACCTTACTAATACAGCCGATACTAGCAGACCAATATGAACAGAGACATGAATTTGCACTTGCAGCTCTCTTGAAAGTTCGAAAACTGATTTCTACGTTACAATCTCGATTACGAACTACACCTGTCTCCATACTGGGAGCGAATGAAACGCAAACTACCATTGAAAGATGCACACAAACTTCATTAGATACTGATAATGACTTTGCTGATGAGAATGATACTCCACTGGAGTCAATCTCGCAAAGGATATATAACTTAAAGTGGAAATTGAGTCAATTTAATGCAAACGATAGTAGAACCTCTAATGCCATTGAAGGATTCAATTTTCAAACCAAACTGGTAAAGgatcaaattgataatttaaataCTCCTACTAAAGCAATCGATGGATCTAAGAATATTGTTGCGTCATTGCGAGAAATGAAGGGCTGGTTTGTCAATGGGAAAATCCCTTATTAATGACTTTCATAACTAAAATGGAGAATATACTCAATATTACTACTACtctataaaaatatatatgcGTACGTAAATACATGGTAACGATTTTTACTCTTTATTCGATGATGTCTATATTTTTGTAGTATTCTTGGATATGCTTCTTTCCAAAAGATATAGTTTATCTTTCCTATTACgaatatcatttttcttatGGCGATTGatgtcattattattattattattatttacagGTCGTTTCTTTCTACTCTCTTTCTTAAAAGCTTTGAATATTAGTTCAGAAGAATTGTTCTTGGAGGAGAGAATTTTCATGGCAGGAGTAATATCTATATTTTTAGGTTGCTCTTCGTATGTAGTTTCATacatttctttaattcgTTCCCCTCTTTCCTTCCATCTTTGATGAATCACAGTATTTTCACTTTCAGTTGGTTTCCACTTGGATTTTAAGATACGTCTAATTGCCTCAGGAGACACTTTGAATCGTTCCCCCAAATCAGACGCAGTTAAATCAGGAAATTGTTCCCTGAGTAACCTAATACTATCCATTTCTGTCCTTGACAGTTTCTTCTTGGGGTTCCAACCTTTACCTTCAAACTTATCTCGAAGTGCCAACTTCTGACTTTTCCATAATGGAATGGTAGAATTGTCTAATATCTCTGATTCCATATGTGCCAAGCTAGATCgattaattaattttatcaCTTCTTTGGCTGATTTCCCCTTTTTAGCCATATTTATTAGACGTTCACGACCAGTATGCAGAAACGAACAACATTCCCACCGCAATACATTCATAATATCACGACCTATCCTATCCTGCCAAACTAACTCGCTAAATGCTGTCGTTAGTACCGCTATCTTCTTGTTCGACAATGAGCTTCTTTTATTTCCAAAACGCTTCTTGCACGAAGATGAGCGCTGTTTCGAACCCCTTCAGAATCATTCCAACAAGCTTAAAAAAgtaaaattaaataaatgacTGACAGCTAACAAGTGTCAAAAAGGGACCAAGAGAGAAAGAGACTGAGAAACGTATCGATGAACATTGTTAAGAAATTCATGGGCTCAGGGACTAAACAGGATCTGCTAGTGATTCCATCGGGTCAGTTTGATCTGTTAAGATCGCAACAATCACCGAAAGCATCATTGGAATGTATATACAACGATTCCACTTTAGCGATAAGGGAAACAACTCGATTTGCTTATGAGCTAGTAGTAAGGAAGATGTCTgataatttggaaactCCTGATGGggaagaaagtgaagatTACTCGGATGATTCCATTAGCGTCCTCTCTACTCAATCTAAGAAGAAAGAGGATGAATGGATTTTTGAAGTGAATGATGCCTTGGAATTTCATaagaattggaataaaCAAGGGGATGCTACTTTTGTTTGGAATAACTTGCAAGgtgatgaggatgaggaaAAGGTTCAATTTGTTATGCCCTCTGATGTTGCcttgaatgaaattgaacagTTTTTACAGACTGTTCACCGTTGCCAATTTGAAGTTAAATATAAGAAATCGTCATTGAGTGCCACAGCAAGTGATTTACTTCAGTTCGAAAGTAACAGTTTGGGGGTATCTGTTGAAGATAATCTCGACCCAGATttagatgaaaaatttaaaacaatgAACATTGCAAGTAATAATATGGAAtcagaagaggaagacgatgatgatgatgcaTTTGAGGATGCTAATGATACGTTTAGggctgaaaagaaaattccACTTGAGTCAAATCAATCAGCCGAACCTGTAAATGCCAATCCTCCTTCCACCGTAGAACATTCAAGAACCCCATCTCCATTAGCTAAGACGCCCGCTGGGGAAGAACAATGCCGCCTAAAAGCAAGTGTTTATGTATTTGACCCGATCCAAGGtcaatttattttacaAGAAAATGGTGCAAAAGTTGCTCTAATTAAAACAGGGAAGTATGAATACTGGTTGGCCATTGAAGGGAAGCAGATTAAATTAGGAACTGACGTATCACCATCTATTAATCCTACATTTGAATCTTTGAGATCTTCCTTTATCTTTAATTACAGTTTCAACAATGTAACTCTATCTTAcctattgaaatttgacAGCTTGCAAGCATGCATTACCTTTCACTCGGTTTGGTCCAAATGTTTTTGGATGACTTTAAATAAAGAGccatttgaagaaataccCTTAGAAGAGCAGAAATATGTTCTAAATAGTGGACCggtttcaattgaaaaacaattaGATGAAATATTGGCACTTGATagtgaagatgaaagaGAACAATATATCAAACGTCATGAAACGGAAGCTGACCTATCTAGTgatgaggaggaggaagaacaaGCTGAACGTTCCAAAAAGGTTATTTCCTCGGAAAGTTTCGAGGAAAAATACCATCCATTAAGTGGCAAATCAACAGATAGTAATAAATCACTGACTGTTGCTTTCAGGAATGATAGATCATATGTTCTCAGGGGTAATAAACTTGGTGTATTCAAGactgatgatgatgatgatgatttagaTTTTGTTACCGTGATAAAAGATATCTCGACTTTAGATGGAGGTAAAATGGACCCGCATAATCCAATGTTATACATGGAGGATAGATCTTTAATATTACAGGATAGCAGTGATAAGAAGAAGCTATACAAGATGGACTTGGAAAGAGGAAAAGTTGTAGAAGAATGGGGCACTGGTGAGAGGGATATCGTTCAATATGGACCtaacaagaaatttgaCCAACTGACAGCGGAGCAGACAATTTTGGGGGTTTCCCCAAATGGTTTACTTAAAATTGACCCAAGAGTAAACACAGCCGATAAGACTGTATTAGACCAATCTAAAGAGTACAAGACAAAAACCGAATTCTCGTCAATTTGCACCACTGAAAATGGTAGCATTGCAGTTGGCTCTGAAAAGGGAGATGTCAGATTATACGATAGATTGGGAATAAGGGCCAAAACCCGTGTCCCTTCATTAGGTGAACCCAATAAATTTGTTTCTGCCTCATCTGACGGTAAATGGTTGTTGGTCACGTGTGAATCGTCTATATTACTAATGGATATGACGATTAAAACAGGTAAAAATACCGGGAATTTGGGATTCCTTAAATCTTTCCCTTCATCAGAGGTTGTGAAAACTTACATATTAAAGATCTGCCCAGAAGATGCAAATGATATTGTTAACTATACTCAAAAACCAATCTCGTTTACGAGGGCACATTTTAATATAGGGGTTGGTAAACAAGAGGACACAATATTGTCCTCAACTGGGCCTTATGCTGTTTCATGGTCTCTGGAGAAAATCCTAGCTGGTTTTAGAAAACCTTATAAGATGAAAAGATACAAAAGTAATATTATTGAGGATAATTTCGAATTCGGAACAAACAAAAAGATTATTGTCgcattggaaaatgatgtttcttcatctaaaACTAAAAGTTTTAAACGCCCTAATAAGGATGTAATAATGCCATCAAGCTCACTTACGAGTTTCTATAGTTAGGTATCCAGCACCTACTGACGTTCTTTAACATCTCTTGATTGCAGGTTACTGTgacatatatatatctatacataattcttcaatctatataattaataatgaataaataacGATTTTTCCAACGCTCTTTAATGGGTCAAACTTAATGATTATATAATGTTTTCTCAATTAATTTAGATACTTATCCGTCTTCTTTGGAAGACCAAATGTGGCTCtatattcatcaatgaatAGCATCTTAAAAGCATTTATTTTATGAGCTTTTGTAGGTTTGTAAAGAAACTGAAGAGTCTGTTTATGTTCCAAGGGAGGTATATCCTTAATACCGTTAACTCTTCGGTATACCTTCCCAACGAACCTATGAAACGCTGGACTTTCCAACAGTGTATAGTAGAACCATTCCTGGATATTTCTAGGACGGTTTCTCATTTGTCCATCTTAATTATGTTCCCTTGATGACCTGCTCTGGAATAGACTATGAAGGTGTTGTTAAGGGTAGATGGCCTGGGATGTCGTTCTTTGTATGGAGCGTCcgtttgaaatttcagttTTCTTAGTCTCCGAGAAGCCAACGTAACGTTAACGTCTATCATAACTTTTAAAACACTTTTGAACTGAGTAACTTCCAGAAGAGAGGTAAAAGGAAACTAACAGGTGACTTGAATCAGAAGATCTAATACTAATATACTGAATATGATATCGGACATGCAATTAAATGCCATGGCTCTTGGCTTCGGATTTTTGATGGTTACATTGATCGTCTGTTATCATGCAGTCGATTCCACCTTCGTCAAAAAGTTGAAATAATATCTGGAAGATGGGTACAGCAATCCATACGGCGATAAATGATATGTTGGTTGTTAGCTGGACTAGGTAAGACCACCCAAGACGATGTTCTAGGtttaaaacaataatatttacaaatatataatcTAATGCATAGAAAACACGAACTCTATTAATCTACGTATAAATATAAAGCCTTCGTAAACAATTGAGTGCAGTATTCGATAGGCTAATATGAAAGTTCTCAATATACCGTGCAAACGACTAATATACTATCAAATATAACAAAATTGTTAAAGGCTCCTTAAAAGGACG
Proteins encoded in this window:
- the NCAS0G01490 gene encoding LIM domain-binding protein (ancestral locus Anc_2.32), which produces MSLMEKIIHYKQPNLKLPQHQAYSLHAYPHSEPPKYDKLNPAFTAKTNYDHNQDEFYNGLNDENNSTLLESPNFTFDHLSPASYPMDFSMDENVHEDIIPADINSKVNNNISEQNNSIPERIDYAAIYTSYEARTYLSNVANSRIRQMILYVNNSKDNMNNVSYWKRFVEEFFDRDCQLNISMRLGSEIEIFEILGILLPQMVLQFGHMGVMKLEITPGEIHTQLLNDGTKFFDCLSNTYYFHYEDGSHHKLYLELHGIFTVDLKVKWIDVQVRGSTYCVDWNSVESLVTGKTVQNIVAGPTPTEDNDNENENKIEIEDEDKKKMKELQSHFNVFKNTTEFGIIKNMARLFQVNQVMSKMIDLMKYHRKINSVNPITSLNEYVQANKALIVNKPIKRTRKRRAEEDHNTWFKHLKKMAVPEGLESRTTPTLKKRKIIQMRSGPTVQT
- the PEX17 gene encoding Pex17p (ancestral locus Anc_2.33), with product MDNEQIWQNLNWPKNATIRKRKIRDPTFTAVQSILYNGGLLAALLYSIATLLIQPILADQYEQRHEFALAALLKVRKLISTLQSRLRTTPVSILGANETQTTIERCTQTSLDTDNDFADENDTPLESISQRIYNLKWKLSQFNANDSRTSNAIEGFNFQTKLVKDQIDNLNTPTKAIDGSKNIVASLREMKGWFVNGKIPY
- the RRG9 gene encoding mitochondrial ribosome assembly protein RRG9 (ancestral locus Anc_2.34); protein product: MNVLRWECCSFLHTGRERLINMAKKGKSAKEVIKLINRSSLAHMESEILDNSTIPLWKSQKLALRDKFEGKGWNPKKKLSRTEMDSIRLLREQFPDLTASDLGERFKVSPEAIRRILKSKWKPTESENTVIHQRWKERGERIKEMYETTYEEQPKNIDITPAMKILSSKNNSSELIFKAFKKESRKKRPVNNNNNNNDINRHKKNDIRNRKDKLYLLERSISKNTTKI
- the VID27 gene encoding Vid27p (ancestral locus Anc_2.35), producing MNIVKKFMGSGTKQDLLVIPSGQFDLLRSQQSPKASLECIYNDSTLAIRETTRFAYELVVRKMSDNLETPDGEESEDYSDDSISVLSTQSKKKEDEWIFEVNDALEFHKNWNKQGDATFVWNNLQGDEDEEKVQFVMPSDVALNEIEQFLQTVHRCQFEVKYKKSSLSATASDLLQFESNSLGVSVEDNLDPDLDEKFKTMNIASNNMESEEEDDDDDAFEDANDTFRAEKKIPLESNQSAEPVNANPPSTVEHSRTPSPLAKTPAGEEQCRLKASVYVFDPIQGQFILQENGAKVALIKTGKYEYWLAIEGKQIKLGTDVSPSINPTFESLRSSFIFNYSFNNVTLSYLLKFDSLQACITFHSVWSKCFWMTLNKEPFEEIPLEEQKYVLNSGPVSIEKQLDEILALDSEDEREQYIKRHETEADLSSDEEEEEQAERSKKVISSESFEEKYHPLSGKSTDSNKSLTVAFRNDRSYVLRGNKLGVFKTDDDDDDLDFVTVIKDISTLDGGKMDPHNPMLYMEDRSLILQDSSDKKKLYKMDLERGKVVEEWGTGERDIVQYGPNKKFDQLTAEQTILGVSPNGLLKIDPRVNTADKTVLDQSKEYKTKTEFSSICTTENGSIAVGSEKGDVRLYDRLGIRAKTRVPSLGEPNKFVSASSDGKWLLVTCESSILLMDMTIKTGKNTGNLGFLKSFPSSEVVKTYILKICPEDANDIVNYTQKPISFTRAHFNIGVGKQEDTILSSTGPYAVSWSLEKILAGFRKPYKMKRYKSNIIEDNFEFGTNKKIIVALENDVSSSKTKSFKRPNKDVIMPSSSLTSFYS
- the MRX7 gene encoding Mrx7p (ancestral locus Anc_2.36), with product MRNRPRNIQEWFYYTLLESPAFHRFVGKVYRRVNGIKDIPPLEHKQTLQFLYKPTKAHKINAFKMLFIDEYRATFGLPKKTDKYLN
- the OST4 gene encoding olichyl-diphosphooligosaccharide--protein glycotransferase OST4 (ancestral locus Anc_2.37) codes for the protein MISDMQLNAMALGFGFLMVTLIVCYHAVDSTFVKKLK